In Pelmatolapia mariae isolate MD_Pm_ZW linkage group LG13, Pm_UMD_F_2, whole genome shotgun sequence, a genomic segment contains:
- the ubtd1a gene encoding ubiquitin domain-containing protein 1a isoform X2, translated as MGVPNSREYNYYQVPNSPLKILLKRRNEPLKKERPKWKSEYPMTEGQLRSKRDEFWDTAPAFDGRKEIWDALRAAALAAECNDLELAQAIVDGACITLPHGSLTECYDELGNRYQLPAYTLAPPVNLITETSSDSKVSESTQKQSQPSPSREEFQLRVRLSTGKDVRLTASMADSIAELKKLLEEQEEIDVSRQRWFFSGKLLTDKTRLQDTKIQKEFVVQVIVNINPSVITN; from the exons ATGGGAGTACCAAACTCAAGGGAATACAATTACTATCAGGTTCCAAATTCCCCTTTGAAGATTTTGCTTAAAA GACGCAATGAGCCTCTAAAGAAAGAGCGTCCAAAATGGAAGAGTGAGTACCCGATGACTGAGGGCCAGCTCAGGAGCAAGAGGGATGAATTTTGGGATACAGCTCCGGCCTTTGATGGACGCAAGGAAATCTGGGATGCACTCAGAGCAGCAGCCCTGGCTGCAGAGTGCAATGACCTGGAGCTAGCGCAGGCTATCGTGGATGGTGCCTGCATTACATTACCACATG GCTCTCTCACAGAGTGTTACGATGAACTGGGCAACCGCTATCAGCTCCCAGCGTACACTTTAGCCCCGCCTGTCAACCTCATCACTGAAACATCCAGCGACAGCAAGGTTTCCGAATCGACGCAAAAACAATCTCAGCCCTCTCCGAGCAGAGAAGAGTTCCAGCTGCGGGTGCGATTATCAACAG GAAAGGATGTGCGTCTCACAGCCAGCATGGCAGACAGCATCGCTGAGCTAAAGAAGTTACTAGAAGAACAGGAAGAAATTGATGTGTCCCGCCAGAGGTGGTTCTTTTCCGGGAAGCTTCTGACCGACAAGACTCGTCTGCAAGATACTAAAATCCAAAAGGAATTTGTCGTCCAAGTGATTGTCAATATAAATCCCTCTGTCATAACTAACTGA